The DNA segment tctaagctatataaaggatatttatggcatatttaacttatgatgaagttccggaatgttcgttacagtacaaatcggcatattttcatagtttgtcgaatttagtccctgtaagcgaacaaAACTTgttttcggcataccaaaccatccaaaacttatttctaagttatgtaaaggttatttaaggtatcttaagcctatgtcactgtttcagagtgtttgttgcattaaactggttatatttacgcgtcagatcgcgtataaccttccagaaagcgatttaaagcccgaaatcgaacaagaattgatatgtgcaaatgatacacatatttatacaaatcccaagtatgaaacacaatatttcattggtttggtatttgtttgatggtcacagtgacacaggtgtcacacatttatttcttcagcaaaactttaaaattggCAGAGATCAAGTATCCTCCTCTGgaaaaacttgctctagccctagtccaaacggctagaaggcttcgaaggtatttccaagcacaccctatacaagtggtcaccgacCAACCCATTAggagtgtgcttgaaaaaccgGAAAATTCAGGGCGATTGGCCAAATGGGCCGTGAAACTATGTGAACACAAAATCACCTATCTTCAAAGAAAAGCCATCAAAGCCTAAGTCTTGGCTGATTTCATTGTGGAAGTCCCAAAACAAGGCATCACGGAAGTTAACACACCTACCGCTGAACCCTTTGACCttgaagcctggaagctttttaccaacggggcttcaagcgttgaagggtcggGAGCTGGGCTCATTCTGATCAACCCTGAAGGGTTAGAATTTACATATGCTCTTCGATTTGAATTTCAGACCACCAACAATGAAGTtgaatacgaagcactgataGCCGGCTTGAGGATAGCCAAGGAAATGAAGGATCAAAAGCTTCAAGTCTTCACATACTCGTTGCTCGTGTCAAGCCAGGTCAATGATAGTTATGTTGCAAAGGATCCCAATATGAAGAAGTATAGAGAAAAGTCTAAGGAGTTGATGAACACATTCTAAACGTGTACCATTAAGCAAATCCCAAGGTCTCAAAACAAGAGAGCTGATGCCTTAAGCAAACTCACCTCTCTCACCTTTGCCCACCTTACCAAAAAGGTATTGGTGGAGGTACTGAAAACTCCCTTGATTGAAGAATTGGAGGTTCAAGATGTAATCACCGAAGAAGGCCCCAATTGGATGACTCCTATTAAGAAATTCCTCAAAAATGGTGAGTTACCCGATGACCAAATAGAggctgaaagggttaaaatcaaatACAGGTAGTATGTGTTGCAAGATGAGATCCTCTACAAAAAGGGTTACATTGCACCTTTACTGAGATGTGTTGGCCCGGAACAAAACCAACACTTTGTCAAAGAAGTTCATGAAgggatatgtggagctcattttggagcaaGAAACAGTGGTTGCTAAACTAATGAACCTCGGGTATTTTTGGCCTCAATACACCGAGACACTACCGAGCAATTAAGAAAATGTGAAGCTTGTCAAATACATGCACCGGTGCCCAAGAGCCCTAAACACGATCTTGTCCCAATATCTTCAGCTTGGCCATTTCacaaatggggaatggacattgttggtccATTCCCACCAGCCAAGGGTGGAGTAAAATTTTTATTAGTGGCCATAGATTACTTTACCAAGTGGCCTGAAGTCAAACTACTTGCAAAAATCACGGGCAAACAAGTCATTAACTTCGTTTGGGAGAACATCATTTGTCGCTATGGGCTGCCGGGAGTCTTGGTCACAgataatgggaaacaattcgctGAGAAGCCTTTTAGCACTTGGTGCAAAGAATTCAGAATAACCCAGGTATTCAGCTCAATTGCATACCCATAATCAAATGGCCAAGTTGAAAGAACGAATCGGAGCATTGTTGAAGGAATAAAAATGAGATTAGGAAGGCATGAAAGCAATTGGCTCGAAGAGTTGCCAAACGTTCTGTGGGCTATACGAACAACggaaaaaacaagccacaaaaGAACACCCTACAGCTTGGTGTTCGGATCAGAAGCCGTGATCccagctgaaataggagttgtgaCTCAAAGAACACTCAACATGGATCCTGAAGCAACGACAAAGAGAGCATGTTGAACTTGCAACTCCTCGAGGAAACACGCGATTAGGCTGCCAtccaagaagccaaatacaaacaAAAGATGGAAGCTTATTACAACACGAGAGTCAAGCATGAAGGTTTTAAGCCAAGAGACCTTGTACTCAGAAACAATGAGGCTAGTAAAAAAGAGAACCAAGGAAAACTGGGCCCAAAGTGGGAAGGGCCATACACAATCCTTGAAGCACATACAGGTGGATCCTATAAACTGGCCAACGCGGAATGCAAAAAGCTTCCCAGACAATGGAATGGTAAGACCCTTAAAAGGTTCCATGTCTGATCAAGAAAACCTAGTTTGTATTTCAAGAATTGTATTTCAAGAGTTGTCCCATGTCCACTTTTTGTAAAACAATATCTCTTGAATGAATGATGATGTTTTAttaaatttgtctttctatcctaagatcatgttgagaacctagcaaaaaactccatggcaagggccatgtaaggggatgagctcccaggccatatcgctcaataggttcaagggttgaatgaacctatataaggggtgagttcctaaatcaatactaCTCAATAAGACTTGAAAAATTATCAAAGAAAATAAACTTTTCTCATAGACGGGTCTGAACAGCCTTCACAAAttttccttaagccttagaaaacTTATAAAAAGTAAATTATGGTCAACAAGCTTACGAACCAAAATCAAACTAAGGAAAGTGATAAATAGGATAGGTGTTATGTCGTACAACTCAACAAAGACAATTTCGTAAACATCAAGAATAACTGAAGGGGCAACACAACAACACAATAGTAAAAGGTTGTATGCAACCCAAAATCAGAAATACAAATCAAGGCATCAAGTCACTGGAAGCCTCGACGGCTTCAAGCTACAAACATCCCACAAAGCCGCTTTACAAAAAGTACAACGACATCTAAATGTAACACCCGTTTACATTTTTAAATATTATATGATAAAAGATACCTTAGATTACATAACTACCAAAATAACAAAGTTTCAAGTGACACTTACTAGACAACTACCGACTAGTTTAAAACATTCAAAACGTGATTAACAAGTCGTTTACAATAACAACTTTGTCTAGATAAAGTTATAATAAAGCGGAAGCTTTCAAAATGTATGTTCGGTTCTTGAGTAGCACACTTGATCATCATCCGGTTAGATCCCATcatcacctaaggtcaaaaccaaaTCAATTGTTAGTTTTGACGACATTAGAAGGTATGAAATCAAGTTCCAATAtcaaacaaacaaagaaaaataaaaatttcaGCTTTGTAGTCTGTCGCGCCCCGTGACAGATTTCGAAtaagtttacgcgggccgcgagagggccccgcgtgtcgcgacagatTCATGGTCTCCCTCCGCGTGCCGCGGGGGAGGCGGTTTCCCAGCAGGTGCAGGTTCATTTCCTGCACATCTGCCTAGCCCCGAAATTTCACTATTTTCTAACTTTAAACTATCATAACTTTTTACTCGCTAGTCCGTTTttaccgattctttttcctatgtctCCGTAATAAAATCTCGGATCTAACCATGAAATTTTCACATCACGGAACCCGAGATGCCAACGATTTGTCCCCGATTTCCTTGTTTCGTTTATCCAACCCATTAACAATGGTTGCATTGTACCACTTTTAGTTTCTTAATACACTTGGCATGCTTACCCAATATCCCGGGCTTATAACCTTAGCATATTTACGCCATTCGTGACCTTGTGTTCCCTTAGAACTAAGAGCTCGTTCTATGCGGAATCCAAATGTTCCGTTTCGAGCAACATTTACAACTTACTTCCATAGTTTGACCCAATATCCCGGATTCACAACTAGAAGTATCATGGACGATTTCGTAATTGTGGTGCAATCCAACACCTTTCAACATACAAGACTTTCTATTTATTATCTCTATGGTCCTTTGGATTACATCAATTCGACCCGTTTGACTACTTAGTGAAAACCATCACATTATCAACAAATCAAATCCAAATCTCAatctttattttgacccgtttgatggtCAAGTGATCTTCGTCACTATAAGACGCATCAAACGTATCTATTACTCTACGACTTTAAGTATACTCTAAACCCAAATAAATATGCATAATTAACGAGACTAAggtcacgtacctttaaagcacacctttTCCACGGTTATCCCCTCTGGCGTGTCCGCTTGACgtcccggattccttgcctaaagagttcaattcataaCAAATTTAGAACCCTTTTTATAAGCTTTAACGCATTATTTCTTAACATagtcaaatctgcgtttttacccaacctttaacattttaacccccttttaggcgttttatcaaacatctAGCGGTTCAGATTTCTACAtgatctaaaccaagttcatgacttgaaaTTATCACTCAAACTAACTTCAATTAGACAATATACACATATTTCAACATCAATAATTTTTGAGATCATCTCATAATTTCAATTTACTCTAAAACAAGAGTCTtgatcctagtgtttatcaagtttctACTAACACATTAATCACCTAAAATGGTGATTATGGACCTTACAATTTGCATGCAAGGCTTTAACAAGAATTCACCTAGGGTTTGTCTCTAGACATCATATCTCCTCTATTTTCATCATTACAACATCAAAATCAAGCTAACATTCGATTTTCATCATATGCTAGAGACTTGAATCGAATCAAAACaaccaaattttacataccttatgatccccttgacgAAGTGATCACGATTCTATGTTCAGATTTCGATTTTAACTtggtttgagccttcaatttgagagATTAGTGAAGGTTAGGGTTTTTGAGAGTGGGGATCGCCCTCTCCTGCCTTTTGATCGAACCAGGGACCCAAAAATGgggtattttgtttttatttttactaaCTTAGTAATTTAAGTTTCAATTTGACAACCTAGGCCCCTCCATTCTTGTTTAGTTAATATCTTTGGCTTTTAACTCATTTATGTATTACTACAGGActcttaactaactaggttatttatcctagttagcttattcttgtttattatgCACTATATAATTCTTTTGtaatgttttatattttcggggtgttacactaaAAAACCACAACATAAGGCAAGTAGTAAAAAGTTAATAGCATAAGAAACTTTAAAGGCTTCAAAATATTCAGAAGAGTTAAAACAAACCTTAACGGTTTGTAAACATAGATATTGTTCAAAGAGCCACTAAGgccaaccacaaccacaaaacaaaAACCTTAAGTGTTTCTGCAAAACCTAAAACTGTTCAAAGTAACATACAAACCATTAAATTGTTTCAGGGTGCTAAGAAAGCTACAAATATTGTACAAACATCAGAAGGAGGCTTAGAAGCCCCAGAACCATTACCTTTAGCCTTCATGGCCTTCTTCGACTTCTTGGCTTTGGTAACACCATCATCCCCAACTGCTGAACCTTCGAGGCTTGCATCCTTGGAAGCATCAGGTTCTCCCGAAAAGGTCTCCTCACTATCCCCTGAACGAGAACGCTTCCTCGAAAGGGAGTCAAGCACTTTAGCACAAACTTTTTCATTAATCCCATCCGGCTTCAGCTCCTGTAAGACAGAAAGAGGTTTACCAAAACAAGTGCAAGTTAACCTCTCCATCTGTTGAACGCACCCTTTGAAAACCTCAGAAGCTTTAGGACGGTACATGGAAGACTGCTCCAAGGGCTTACCAGATTCGTGAAGTTTATAACCAGCAATAAGGCCTTGATGTTTTCCCAAGTTTAGTAGTTTGGTGTAGACTTCTCCAAGAGCATAATTGAATTCCTTGGAGTGAAGGAGTTAGGTAATAACTTGATGAAAGCCATGCTCAATAAGCCACTGGTTATCACCAGTGGATTGAGCAACCAAAGCCTTCAAACCTTCCTTCTCTTCATCAAAGGCCTTCTACTGAACATCCAAGGCTTCCCTATTAGCCTTCAGCTTCAACCGATCAGCTTCAAAACTTTTCTTAAGGTCGTTAACCTCAATCTCATGTCTCCTCGTCAACTCTCCAACCTTTTTCACCCAAGCCTCCTCTTTCTTAGAGAACCTCTCAACCTCCTTCTTCATTGCAGCCATAGAGGCTTTCATTTTATCCTTCTTCTTGGAAGCTTCCTCATACTCCTGCATACCCTTTGTAAAATGGGTAAGACCTTCAACCAACAGGGCCGAAAGATTGCAGGAGCTTAGCATCAATCTTGAAATAAAATGATCAGCTTCCATCTTAGAAATCGCACTCCGAACACCAGGGGGAGCAAAATGGGCTAGCACCTCGACACAAACAGCTGGATCCTTGAAGTTATCCCCAACCTTCACATCCCAGTTGGGAACATAAACCTCTTCAGCTTTAGGACCCTCCAAGCTTTCAACGCTTTTGCCCGATGAACCCTGGATGTTAGGAGTGGAACCTTTCTTAACcagcttcttcttcttcttcctagAAACAACTAACTCTTTTTCCTTACCCTTTCCTACATCAACCTCAAGAACCTGTTCTGTAGACACCTCAATGTCATCACTAATGTCAATGGCCTCTGAGCCAGAGGGTTGATCAGCACCTTTCAAGCGACGGTTTGAACGACGAACAGAAACCTTGGAACCCGGAGTCTTCGTGAAACCTTTAACATTGGGAATGTTCACATAGCCAGAACCCTCGAACCTTTGCTCGGCTCCCCTAACAACTGCGTCTTTACCCGGAGTAGCCGCTGCATCCCCAACACAACGCCGAAAGTATCATCACTCTTAATAAAATCAAGTATAGACATaactaaaaaataaacaaaaatgaaaTATATAAGCAAGGAAAAAATAAGAACATAATAGCACAACAAGACAAATGCATACCCTGCCCATCTCTCATAAGGACTGGATCTCGATCACGTTTGTCCCATAACTTACTGAGACCCAACAAAACTAGTAAGTGctcgggaaagggacgaacccttgaAGGGTACTCCCTAAGAGTTTCAAGAAAATGGGTATTTATCTCAGAGGCAGAGGGTTCAGGTTCATTTAAAACGGCATCTGGATGCCTCCAAACAGGCTTAAAAGGAACAATTTcatcagaaacccagaaaaaccGGTCTTTCCAAATACCAAGACTAGAAACCATGGATGAGATTAAACAAATATCAACCTGAGATGTTTCGAATGTAAACTAGTCACCATTCTTGGTCAACCGGAAAAAGCGACAGAAGGATAAAAGAGTGGGATCATACCCGGAAACCCGACATAAAacttcaaagtgcaaaaccctagccagaCCCTGAGGGTGAATCTGGCCAAATGATACGCGATAATACTCTAATACGTTCAAAACAAAGTTCGAAAAGGGGTGACGGAGGTTCGAAAATTTAAAATGGCGACAATAGAGGGCAATGGAACCAGGGGGACACTTATCGATCGAAACCTCAGTAGCCGGTGCAACCGGTTTAAACTTCATCCCAATCCCCCATTCCGTACAAAAATTTTCTACTTCCTCTTGGGTTAAACAAGAATAACTTACGGCTAAATCCTTACGAGCACCCATAAGTTATgattgaaagaaagaaaaaaaacgaAAATAAGAACTAACCTGGACAAAGGAAAGAAAGATATGGAAGGAAACTTGAGAGAAAATGAAGAAAGTTTGGTGATTATTTTGATAATAAATGGAAAAATAAGGCTAATAGGGGTTATGATTACACGACAATTAATTAAACTGCCTTCTGCAAAAACCGTCGTCTGTCATATCAACCGTCTTgtcaaaattcaaatttcaaaaaactCAACCGTAACGAACCCTTCAAGCCTTCAAGTCTTTAAGAAATACAAATAAATAAAGTCAAAAgtatttgagctcatttcccaaacacctctgacttggggggctgataaCGGGGGTAGCTCAAGACTAAATAAAATGACTTAGGTATATAAACACCTGGAAGGTTGAAGgattaaagggttcaaaacccgTGAACTCAGGTGAACAGCAAAAAAGATGTAAACAGTAAACCATCACCTCACTGATTGCTTGTCCAGCTCTCTCACAGCCGTAAAGAGAGCATGTGCACAGAGAACAACCTTTTATCCGCATGTCCAAACCGTTCAACCATAAAATGGGTAAGTCTCCAACTGCAAGCAGGGTTCACTAGTCCAAGGTTTCCTCTTTGGGCGATATCTTCCTCTATAAATAACACTCCATTTAGTGCATTACAGACATTCCGATCAGCCCTGATTCCCTTGAGATCTCTGATCTTCCTTCTCGAGCACTTGTTTCATACAAGTCTCCTTTcttcacattcaacacacacaacTCAACTGTTCTTGTTTCAAAGGATGAGCATACTTCAGCCAAAGATCTTGAACAATCAACAAATataactagtgaacctctctccacgtcttgcaaacatggggggaccccacgacctgcgttaggtaAACCGAAACCCTCCAaaccttttgcctaaccagcctaGCTACTATCGtcggtcttgtatttgttgcatcaacaactACAATTCAAATTTAAGTTCGAATTAATAAGATTGTCCGATAATTTTGAATTAACATGGCCAAAATAATTATCACATTGTGCATTTGAATCTTAGCCCACAAACTGACTTTTGTTATCAGTTAAGTAACGGCCCATTGGACAACTTTTATCCATATTCGGTCTTTTTAACAAAGATTCCATTGGCCGATTTCTATTTGGACTTTCAATATCCTTCAGTTTAATGGACCCACCATACTTTAAAATGTGTGAATGATTCAAAGGGTAAAATACGTATTTAGCACATGAGCCACCATTAAGCTTTTGTTCCAAATTAATTTCATGGCCCACCAACTCATATTAAAACCATGGCATCCCATATTTGACACAGATTATGTATTATAAAATTATTGTCGGTAGATATATTTTCTAACGAATTAGAAATAGTTTCAAAAAACATACCGGTTTGTGTAAGAAGGTCCTTGGAGCCGCTCCGTCCGACTCCACTCGAACCTTGGCTTCCTCCCGGGAGTTTCACACGACAATCCTTTTTAAAATGTCCCACCTTGTTACATCCCCAACAAGTCGATTTCACCTTCTTATTTGGTTGTTTATGATCACGGTTAAACTTCCGTTTCTAATTTTTGAATTTGTTAAACTTCCCGGGTTTCCCATCATGTTCAACAACATTAACATATGATGATACTTGAGTTTTTCCTTTGGTTTTGTCATCTTCTTGAACCCGAAGTGACTCCTCAATACAGATATGACCCAATTGAACCAAAGATAACTCTTCCAGTTTTAGGGTATGTTTAAAATCTTTCCACAAAGGTGGAAATTTGTCAATTATTGTAGAAACAACAATCGACTCATCCATGTTCATATCGGGTTGTGAAAATTGACCCAAAATGTGTAACAACTCATTATACTGCTCCATAATAGGCCTAGAATCTACTATTTTATAATTAAAGAAATCGCTCACAAGAAATTTCTTACTTGAAGCGTCTTCGGCCATATATATTTAGTTTCGAGTGAATCCCAACATTGCTTTGCCGATTCTGCGTTTTGGTAGAAATCAAACAGTGCATTCGACATTCCGTTGAGTATGTGACCGCGACAAATATAATCGTCATTTTCCCACTTGAGTCTTTTCCTGGTTTGATCAATTGGTTCATTCTCCACCTCTTTTGGAAAGGGAGTAGAGAGCACATAAGCGACCTTCAAAGTTGTAAGCAGAAAGTGCATCTTTTTTCTCCGTCTCCTAAAGTCTTGACCTTCGAACTTTTCCAACTTTGCGAATTTACTTGACATATCACGAACCGAATCACTTGAAGCCATGAAAATAGTTTGTTCTTTGTTGGTGATATtgaagaacaaagaaaataaaataatacGAAGGCAACTTGGATTGAATGAAGAGTCGTGTGATCACAATTAGAACAAACTATTTGATGGTACTATCAAAAGTTTAAACGGAAACTTTGTTCTTCAAGAATCAGATTTGCAGAATTTTCTTTTTGGTGAGAATACGTTGTACCAGCCAGAGTTCGAACAAATCAGTTTTATTGCCAAAAAATATGCGACGGTTTATTGGGGTGGTTATCACTAAAATTCAAATCCaatattttatcaaaataaatTATATCCACATCTAATTAAATTAGATTCTATCAATTGATGCCAATCACCGTAACACATACAGTGATACAAAGGATTGAATTTTTATTGGATCAATGCACTTAGCCCATTGTTTGATGAAAAACCATGTTAGACAATAATACACATGAAATGAAAATCGGCCCAAGTTGATCATTGCACTTAACTACTGATGGGCCCAAGTATATATTATCCTGCTTTATATAGTCAAGCCCGTACTTTTGCATCACCTAACTCgactaattaataaaaaaaagattCGACTTGATCGACAAAGTAATCCAAGATCACTAGTCACATTGATAACACTAAAATTACCAACACGGATAAAGGTTATCCACATTTGCAGGCAAAGGCTCCAACTTTTTTTATAACTGGTTTTAATCCCCCGCCTCAGAGTTCTTGCACTTTCACCTTGATGAACTGTTCACTCATGATGTGATTAAAACACACGTGCCCAGGTAATAAATATTTACATAGCTTAATTTATAGAATATCATCTCACGATGGCCACTTATCTAATTAACTAAAGTTAATAACATATCATATaattatacccttatacaattagcaacttgGGTTATGTCTCATTTGTTTAAAAGTCACACCTTTTAGTTCATTTTACTCACacattttcattttattttatatacataCAAAAAACAACATTTACCCCTTTGTTTAACACTCATACCCCTTTGTTTAACATACATACCCCTTCCTTCTAATTGATCTTTTGTTTAACACACCCCTTTGTATAACACATACACCTTATTAAACACATACCCATTCGTTTTAATTGGTCTTTTGTTTAACACACCCCttctaattaatatttattaCTTTATTTTTAATTCATCCACCGTTTACTTTAAAAAATCCCACCCTAAACTACATAGTCTAAATTTTGGGTTTTATTAGTTGgtaatataaacatataaatgACACGTCAATCTTCACCCCTTACGCACACACCGCTTCCACCATTCGGAATCCCAAAATTCATCAACTTCCCAAATCCTTTCTTTCTCCTTCAATTCCCACCAATCCACCACTTACCAATTATCAATCCATCTCTTGGAATACTAATTACGATCTCGATTTAAacgtaatatatttaaaatgATGTGTAGTTGATTTTATCATATCTTTTTTTTCATGTTCTCCGTATTTTTCTTTCTTATTCATTATGTTTTTCCTTGATCTTGCTTACCTTTCACTCGATTCAATCATGCCTTACCATGAATGGTCAAACCATGTTTTTGTTAAAGTGGTGATGTTTTGTGCAGTCTCATGAATATCCATCAAATTCATGTAGAATTTCAAAATGGTCCTTAGTAATTATTTTAGAATCTGATTTTAGTGATGGATTATAAATAACATTGAAAGTAAACTGTAAAATGCATATCTATTATATATGTTTGTATTAAAATGTTTGTTAGATTATTGTAATATGTATGCATTaatcattgtttttttttcttcttgaaCAGATGTAATTGTTTTGTTGTCTAATTATGTTCTTGAATGAATTTGAGATTCAAAAACTGTGATCTTGGATGCAAATCGCATCAAGGATTTGAAGGatcttagatttttttttttttttaatttttcactAGACACTCATATGGGAATAAGTTTTTCCAAACAATATGGTAAAATAAGGAATCACAACAAGGGTTTGGGATTAACTTTTCAATGTGAAAAATGTGATAATGAACGGTTAAGTAATGTCTAGCATATTTCTCTCAAATGGATTAAAAAAATTAGACATGTTAATACAAGTAAGTTGTGCTGCTCTAATTAATAAAGAATGATCTCCACGATAAATTTCGCCTATTAATTTATTGATTGGAATTCCATAATCGAATGAATGAATTTGAAAGTCCAAAAAAAGTAGatgtatataatattttaatggaTATATGATGTATGAGTACAACATTCTGTTATGTATATTGAGTTGCTTTTGTTTGGCATAAAGTTAACAATTTTTTCGCATTTCATGTATTGACACTAAGGCCACTCGGGGCGGTGGCATATTTGTCCGTGATGAACATTTTTAACGCGTGGAAGAATGGAACAAACCACCGCCACCCCATAAGTTTAAGGTGTGCACATTAAATCACGTTAACATTTTGACGCGTGATGATTTGAGTGGTGTGAGggaaattgttggttgggggaaaattgttgggtgtggtggtgagtgatgggcatttccactaaaaaatgttgtgagtgatggaataatagTTGAtaacatggcggaacttgattggatgttatAAGTACCACCCCTCACTAGTACAAAAGTGGTCAAATGATGCGGTTAAATTGGCTATAAGATGCGGTTTTAGACCCACATCATATGGCTTGGCATCTTATTGCTATAAGCCAAAAGATGCGGGTCTAAGAGATGCGGTTCTAAACCCGCATCTTTTGACAATTTAAGCAA comes from the Helianthus annuus cultivar XRQ/B chromosome 4, HanXRQr2.0-SUNRISE, whole genome shotgun sequence genome and includes:
- the LOC110933145 gene encoding uncharacterized protein LOC110933145, which gives rise to MASSDSVRDMSSKFAKLEKFEGQDFRRRRKKMHFLLTTLKVAYVLSTPFPKEVENEPIDQTRKRLKWENDDYICRGHILNGMSNALFDFYQNAESAKQCWDSLETKYIWPKTLQYNELLHILGQFSQPDMNMDESIVVSTIIDKFPPLWKDFKHTLKLEELSLVQLGHICIEESLRVQEDDKTKGKTQVSSYVNVVEHDGKPGKFNKFKN